In Pyrus communis chromosome 1, drPyrComm1.1, whole genome shotgun sequence, the following are encoded in one genomic region:
- the LOC137711544 gene encoding 1-aminocyclopropane-1-carboxylate synthase 8-like, giving the protein MLSRKASCDSHGQDSSYFLGWQEYEKNPYDQVKNPNGIIQMGLAENQLSFDRIESWLASNPDALELKRNRESVFRELALFQDYNGFPAFKNEMVEFMANMRGNKVKFDPSKLVLTAGSTSANETLMFCLADPGEAFLLPIPYYPGFDRDLKWRTGVEIVPIKCTSENGYKITESALQEAYQQAQKFNLKVKGVLVTNPSNPLGTTMTRLELNHLIDFAMEKEIHIISDEIYSGTVFNSPSFISIAEALTERNLEDDEVWNRCHIVYSLSKDLGLPGFRVGMIYSNNQTVVSAATKMSSFGLVSSQTQYTLSQMLKDKKFTANYMKENQRRLKRRKEMLVCGLKGAGIRCLESNAGLFCWVDMRHLLRSNTFEAEKELWKKVVCEFGLNISPGSSCHCSEPGWFRMCFANMSEETLMVAMQRVKALVDSTIVHQQTGLSKSRWLKSKWVFQLASYEREPDR; this is encoded by the exons ATGTTGTCAAGGAAAGCAAGTTGTGACTCGCATGGCCAGGACTCATCCTACTTCCTGGGATGGCAGGAATACGAGAAGAACCCATATGATCAAGTTAAAAATCCAAATGGTATCATTCAGATGGGACTTGCTGAGAATCAG cTCTCGTTTGACCGTATTGAGTCATGGCTCGCAAGCAATCCCGATGCACTGGAGTTGAAAAGAAATAGAGAATCTGTTTTCAGAGAGTTGGCTCTCTTTCAAGACTACAACGGCTTCCCTGCTTTCAAGAAT GAGATGGTAGAGTTCATGGCAAATATGAGAGGAAACAAAGTAAAATTTGATCCAAGCAAGCTTGTGCTCACAGCCGGTTCAACTTCTGCCAACGAAACTCTTATGTTTTGCCTTGCTGATCCCGGTGAAGCCTTCCTCCTTCCCATTCCATACTATCCAGG GTTTGATAGAGATCTGAAGTGGCGTACCGGAGTTGAAATTGTTCCTATAAAATGCACAAGTGAAAATGGATACAAAATCACTGAGTCTGCATTGCAAGAAGCCTACCAACAAGCCCAAAAATTCAACCTAAAAGTTAAAGGAGTATTGGTCACAAATCCTTCAAACCCTTTAGGCACAACAATGACTCGACTTGAACTTAACCACCTCATAGACTTCGCCATGGAAAAAGAAATACACATAATAAGCGACGAAATATACTCAGGAACCGTCTTCAACTCCCCTAGTTTCATAAGCATCGCAGAAGCTCTAACTGAAAGAAACCTAGAAGACGATGAAGTATGGAATCGTTGTCACATTGTGTACAGCCTCTCTAAGGATCTCGGGCTGCCGGGTTTTCGGGTAGGCATGATTTACTCCAACAATCAAACTGTTGTGTCCGCAGCTACAAAGATGTCAAGCTTCGGACTTGTCTCTTCACAAACTCAGTACACTCTTTCCCAAATGCTGAAAGACAAGAAATTCACCGCCAACTACATGAAGGAGAATCAAAGGAGACTTAAAAGGAGAAAGGAGATGCTTGTTTGTGGGCTCAAGGGGGCAGGGATTAGGTGTTTGGAAAGCAATGCTGGGTTGTTTTGCTGGGTGGACATGAGGCACCTTTTGAGGTCCAACACTTTTGAAGCTGAAAAGGAGCTTTGGAAGAAAGTGGTTTGTGAATTCGGGTTGAATATCTCTCCCGGTTCTTCTTGCCATTGCTCTGAACCGGGTTGGTTTAGAATGTGCTTTGCAAATATGTCTGAAGAAACCCTAATGGTTGCAATGCAACGTGTCAAGGCCCTCGTTGACTCCACAATTGTTCACCAGCAAACAGGACTGTCCAAATCCAGGTGGTTAAAGAGCAAGTGGGTTTTCCAATTGGCTTCATATGAGCGTGAACCAGACCGTTAG